The Corynebacterium tuberculostearicum genome window below encodes:
- a CDS encoding endonuclease domain-containing protein, whose translation MRIFTTRKAAHRAINNQAVKICHGLYTEGKPSPRELAEIVSHRWPDSALDGYSCAHHYLGHALSFPLHFLRAGMMASSPYFRSRRARPKALGQLNGINVCNPLQATEIMAEEDAVAFLEACFAGQYGASQMEGHMLDFQRFPQHTRRVLENTILGADSVPERNLTRALRPHVTVHNNRYIGPYRWDLLLEEHKLAIEVDGYAYHQGENRQRFEIDRQKLNDAVHRGYKPLHFTAATIEHHLDMAVGQVLAIVHGKGDLVQPPWQWHHYWRWERSR comes from the coding sequence ATGAGAATCTTCACCACGCGCAAGGCCGCGCACCGCGCTATCAACAACCAAGCCGTGAAAATCTGCCACGGTCTCTATACCGAAGGAAAGCCCTCGCCGCGCGAACTCGCGGAAATCGTCTCCCATCGCTGGCCCGATTCGGCGCTCGACGGCTACTCGTGTGCCCACCACTACCTCGGCCACGCTTTAAGTTTCCCACTCCACTTCCTGCGCGCGGGAATGATGGCCTCCAGCCCGTACTTCCGCAGCCGCCGCGCCCGGCCGAAGGCGCTTGGTCAGCTCAATGGAATTAACGTGTGCAATCCGCTGCAGGCCACAGAAATCATGGCGGAGGAAGACGCCGTCGCCTTCCTCGAGGCCTGCTTTGCCGGCCAGTACGGCGCCTCCCAGATGGAGGGCCACATGCTTGATTTCCAGCGCTTCCCGCAGCACACCCGGCGCGTCCTGGAAAACACCATCCTCGGCGCTGATAGCGTCCCCGAGCGCAACCTCACCCGCGCGCTTCGGCCCCATGTCACCGTGCACAACAACAGATACATTGGCCCTTACCGCTGGGACTTACTCTTGGAGGAGCACAAGCTAGCCATCGAAGTCGACGGCTACGCCTACCACCAGGGCGAGAACCGGCAGCGGTTCGAAATTGACCGCCAAAAGCTTAACGACGCCGTCCACAGAGGCTACAAACCCCTCCACTTCACCGCTGCCACAATCGAGCACCACCTCGACATGGCCGTTGGCCAAGTCCTCGCGATAGTCCACGGAAAAGGCGACCTTGTACAGCCACCGTGGCAGTGGCACCACTACTGGCGGTGGGAACGAAGTCGCTGA